The nucleotide sequence CCGCGCCAAAGCTGTCTCCTTGGCTCAGAGGGCTGCTTGGATCGGAAGAGCCTCCGGCATCGGGCAGAGCGGCCATCCGCGCTGCGGCCCAGATTCGCACCAGGTCGAGCCACGCCTTGATCCCCGCGGCGGAACCTTGGGACGGGGCATTGGAGGAAACCGCTTGCGGCGTTGCGGCCCTTTCGGCTTCCTTTGGGGGTGGGGATAGAACTCCAGACGTCGCCCCTGGGCGCGATCCGAGTGCTTGATCCAGATGATCGCCAAAGGTCGAGGGATTGTGGGCTCCCGTTGGCCGAGCTGTGGTGGAGCCAAGCGGCGAGGGAGTGGCGGCCGGGATTCGGGGGGCTCCAGCCAGGCCAATTTCCGACATGAGGTCCATCCCCATCGCTCCTTCCGGAAAGACGGTTTTGCTGGGATAGTCGAACCAGTATTCGTCCGGCGGGGGCGATTCTCCTGCTCGACGCCAGGCCCGTCCCCCCGGCCCTCACCTGGCCTGTTCGGGCGAAAGGATTCCAGGCTGAGAGGGGTCGTTCTTAGCGGAGAACCACCTGATACCCTTTCTTCCGTAAGGAGCGCTCCACGTGACCGACGTGATCCGGGTCCCGGGTCTCCAGTTCTAATTCCACTTCTGTGAACCCCGGGGGAATCGAGGGGCCCATCCGCCGATGAGAAACCGTGAGAACGTTGGCCCGGAGTTCCGCGATGACGCTGAGGAGCCCCTGAAGGGCGCCGGGGCGATCCGGGATTACCGTTTGAAGGCGCACATAGCGTCCGGCTTCGGCCAGGCCGTACTGCAGAATGCGGCTCAGAACGGTGCCGTCCACGTTCCCGCCGCTGACGACTGCCGCGACTTTTTTTCCGGCCAAGGGCAGTTTATGGAAGAGGAGCGCGGCGGGGGCGGCGGCACCGGATCCTTCGACCAAGAGTTTGTAGCGTTCGAGCAAGAGCAACATTGTCCTCGCGATTTCCACGTCGCTGACCACGATCACGTCGTCCACGTATGCCTGAACCAATCGCAGGGTGAGTCGGCCGGGTTTTTTTACGGCAATCCCGTCGGCCAGGGTGTGCGCGGAATAAAGCCCCACGGGTGTTCCGGCTTTGAGAGAAGCTTTCATGGAAGCGGCGCCCTCCGCCTCCACGCCATATAGTTGAATCGTCGGTTTGATGGATTTGGCCGCCACGGCAATGCCGGCGATGAGCCCTCCACCCCCGATGGGAACGACTATGGCCTCTAGATCGGGACATTGTTCCAGGATTTCTAAGCCCACCGTCCCCTGACCCGCCACGATGTCGGGGTCGTCAAAGGCGTGAATGAACACCGCTCCAGTTTCCTCCCGGTACTGTTGGGCGAAAGTCTGGGCGGCGTCATAATCCGCGCCGTGCAGGAGCACCCGGGCGCCGTAATCGGTGGTTGCTTTGATTTTGGAAAGGGCGGCGCCTTCGGGCATCACCACGGTGCTGGGAATTCCCGCCCGGGCGGCGGCATAGGCTACCCCCTGGGCGTGGTTTCCCGCCGATGCGGCGATTACCCCATGTTTTTTCGCGTCTTCAGGCAGACGGCGGATTTTGTTGTACGATCCGCGGATTTTGAAGGATCCAGTCTTTTGGAGGTTTTCAAGTTTCAGCCATACCTCGCATCCTGCAAGACGGCTAAAGGTGTGTGTCAAATGCAGCGGCGTCCTTCGGGCGATATCGCCAAGGGTGTGCCGGGCCTCCTGGATGTCGGACAAGGTGAGCATGCGAACCCCTCCCAATGAGAAAATCAACCTTTTTCCTATTGCCGCCCACTGCTGTCTATGTTATAATGCTCGCCAAGTAGAAGGCTGATGGCGATGCAGGAGAGAGTAGGCGTCGGGAACCCACAGGGAGGGAGCGCCGGAGACTGGAAGCGTTCCCGGGGAAACGCCGCTGAAGTTCACTCCTGGGCCGTCCGGGGGAAAGGCCCGTGGGGCCGAGTAGTTCGGACCGGAGCGTCCTCGTTATTGGACGGCGCCCCTTTTTTGGGGCGCGTGAGTGGGCGGCGACTGTGCCGTCAACTAGGGTGGTACCGCGGAGCCGTGCTTCGCCCCTTGGGGTGCGGCTCCTTTTTCATTTTATCAAAGTTGCGGCGGAAGGTTCAGCATGGCCCAGGATGAAAGGAGTGAAGGGGATGGCCGGAATCATCGGATCCCGGGCACGGCCCGCCATTATGGGCATCGAGCCTTACGTACCGGGAAAACCGATTGAAGAGGTCCAGCGAGAGTTTGGCTTGAAAGATGTGGTGAAGCTGGCGTCTAACGAGAACCCCCTCGGGCCGTCTCCGAAGGTTCAGGAAGTGCTGGTTCAGGCAGCGGCCAATCTGCACCGCTATCCGGATGGAGGGGCCGTGATGTTGCGCCGCGCCCTCGCTGAATTCTACGGGGTGCCCGAAGCGGGGGTCTTGATGGGCAATGGCTCGGATGAGCTGATCAAGTTGATCGCCGAGTCTTTTGTGGAGCCCGGGGATGAAGTGATCGTGCCGTCGCCGTCCTTTTCGGAGTATTGGTTTGCCACCCAGGTGATGGCGGGCCGGACGGTGGCGGTTCCCCTGGACGAAAGATTTCAGTATAACCCCGAACGCATTCTCGAGGCGGTGACGGCGAGGACCAAACTGATGTATTTGTGTACGCCGAACAACCCGACGGGCACGTACATTCCGGAGAAAACTTTGACGGATTTGGTTCGTCGGGTTCCGGATCACGTGCTGGTGGTCCTCGACGAGGCGTATCACGAGTATGTTGAGGCCGAAGATTACGGCCATGGGCTGCCTCTGCTTCGGGAAGGGGCCCCGGTGGTGGTCCTGCGCACTTTTAGCAAGCTGTACGCCTTGGCGGCGCTGCGCGTGGGGTATGCCCTCGCCGATCCGGAAATCATCCAGGTGATCAATCGGGTGCGGGAACCTTTCAACGTCAATGCCGTGGCTCAGGCGGCGGCGGTGGCGGCCCTCGGGGATGAGGAGCACCGCAGGAAAAGCTTCGAAGTCAACCGGGCGGGCAAGCGGCAGTTGTATGAAGGGCTGGAAGCCCTGGGATGCCGATGTGTTCCCACCGAGGCGAATTTCATCCTCGTTGAGGTTCCGCACTCATCCACCGCAGTGTTTGAAAGCCTTCTGCGGCGGGGAGTGATCGTCCGGGACGGGGCGGCCTTCGGGTTGCCGCGGTATTTGCGGATTAGCATTGGAACCGAGGCGGACAACGCCCGGCTTCTGGAAGAGATGGCGGAAGTTTTTCGGACTTTGGACGCCCGCCCGGCGGGGTTGGCGGATTAAACCGAAGATCGCAAGGAGGGTACTGGCGATGAAAGGAGAAACCATGGAACAGCTGCGAACGCAGCTGGACGAGATCAATATGGACCTGTTGCGGCTCCTCAGTCGGCGGGCGGACATCGTGCAGCGGATTGGTCGGGTGAAACAGGCCCAGGGAGTTCAGCGGTTTGATCCTTTGCGGGAAAAGGAGATGCTGGACCGCATTGTGTCGGCCAACCCCGGTCCCTTTGACGACAGCACCATTCGGCACTTGTTTAAACAGATTTTCCAAGCGTCCTTGCAATTGCAGGAAGAAGAGAAGATGCATCTCTTGGTGAGCCGGAAGCGTCGGGCCGAAGACACCGTGGTGGAAGTCAAGGGTGTCCGCATCGGCAACGGTCATCCCATCGTGGTGGCGGGCCCCTGTTCGGTGGAGACCCGGGAGCAGATGGAGACGGTGGGCCAGGGACTGCGGGCCCAGGGTATTGTGGTGATGCGGGGCGGAGCCTACAAGCCCCGGACGTCTCCGTATGATTTTCAGGGACTCGGCCGGGAAGGATTGGTGATGTTGCGGGAAACTGCCGACAAGTACGGCATGGTGGCGGTCAGCGAGATCGTCAATCCGGCCGACATTGAGATGGCCACGCAATATGTGGACATCATCCAGATCGGGGCTCGTAATATGCAGAATTTCGAGCTCTTGAAGGCGGCGGGGTCTGTGCGGACGCCAGTCCTGCTCAAGCGGGGACTTTCCGCGACCATCGAGGAGCTGTTGTTTGCCGCGGAGTACATTATGTCCCGGGGGAATGATCAGATCATTCTTTGCGAAAGGGGCATCCGCACCTATGAAAAGGCGACCCGCAATACCCTGGATATTTCGGCGGTGCCGATCCTGAAGCAGGAGAGTCATCTGCCGGTCTTTGTCGATATCAGTCATTCCACCGGCCGGAAGGACATTATGATACCTGTGGCGAAGGCCGCTTTGGCGGCGGGGGCGGACGGGATCATGGTGGAAGTGCATCCCGAACCCAGTGTGGCATTATCGGATGCGAAACAGCAGATCAATCTCGAACAGTTCGGCCAGCTCATGGACGCCCTGCGGGAAGCGGGATACCTTCCGCCTGTCGCCGAAAGGGTGGCAACGCGCTGAGGCTTGCCTCTGCGGGTGCAATTCCCGGGGCGGCATCGCCCCGGGGAACAAAAAGGGCCGCTTTGGTCGGTGCCCACCGGCCAAGGCGGCTCTTTTCAGATCCATCCCTTATGTATAAAACGGCGTTCCCATCAAAGCTCTGCGGAGAGTGATGCGGTTCCGGTTTTCGATTTCCACCCGGCGGGGGATGGGGGGAAAAGCGCCTGGGGCATCAATAAAGCGGTCCGGCAGGAGATCTGGAGAATAAGGGCTCCATCGCTCCAGCCACCGGTCGGGAATTACTTCTGGAATGGGTTGATGGGAGAGTTCCGCCCAGAGCAACGTCCAAGCCCGGGGTACGACTCGCCAAATTTCATATCCTCCCCCACCCACTGCCACCCAGCGCCCATTGCATGCCTCGTGGGCGAGTTGGTGGACCAATTTCGGAATCTCTCGATAGAGACGGGTGGTGGCCGAAAGGTGGGTCAAGGGGTCGAGGTGATGTCCATCGCAGCCGTTCTGACTGATGATAATATCGGGCTCAAACCGACTGATCAGAATCGGAAGAGCTTGGTGAAGCAGTTCGAGCCAGGAGTCATCCTCGGTGAAGGGCTCCAAGGGTACGTTGACCGAATAGCCGTATCCGGCTCCGGTACCCCGTTCATGAATATCTCCAGTTCCTGGATAAAGATATTTTCCTGTCTCGTGAAAAGAGATGGTGAGAACGCCCGGGTCGTCATAAAACAGCCACTGCACCCCGTCTCCGTGATGAGCATCCGTGTCGATATAAGCCACCCGGGCATCGAATTCCTTTCTTAGCCATGCGATGGCCACGCCGATGTCATTGTACACACAAAACCCGGATGCCATATGGCGCTGGGCGTGGTGAAGGCCGCCAGCCAGACTGAAGACGTGCTCAGCCTTTCCTTCCATCACCAGTCGGGCTGCCATGAGCGTCCCCCCGGCGATCAAAGAGGATGCTTCGTGCATATCTGGAAAAATCGGGGTATCCTCGGTACCCAGGCCGAAGGATTCCCAGGACGGTTCCCCCCCACCGGGGGGCACGGGCGGTTCGTCACCCTGTCCCGCTCGTTTCACGGCCTCGATGTAATGCCGATCGTGAACCAAAGCCAGTTCTTCCTCAGTGGCCGACTGAGGGGCTCGAACGTGTTCCGGGCGCAGGAGTCCCGATTCCTGCATGAGATCCCAGGTCATGCGCAGGCGCAGGGGATCGAAGGGATGCTCGGGGCCGAATCGATAGCGGAGGACTTCCGGACTGTAGACGATGACGGCGCGGTCTTTCATTCTCCCCGGCCCCCGTCTGAAAAAGGTCCCAGCACCCGATATCCCGCGGCTTTGATGTCGTCGATGATGCGCCGGGGATCCATCGTTTGTACCCGGAGCACGAGATAGCGGGTATCGGGAGTTTTCCCGGGAAATATCAAGACCGAGGAGGCATTGATCCGCCTGGCCCGAAGAACGTCGGCCACATCGGCGAGACCGCCCGGGCGATTGGGCAGTTCCACCTCAATGCGGCTAGAGGGTTCCAACACGCCCATCATGCCGAGCAGGGTGTGCAAAATGTCCCTTTCCGTAAGAATGCCCACGACGCGGTTTTGATCGAGAACCGGAAGGCAGCTCACTTTGCGACGATACATTTCGGCGGCGGCGTCTTCGATAAAATTCCAGGGCTCTACGGTGACAACGTCTCGCTTCATACATGCTTCAATGCGAAGGCCCCGAACTTTGACTTCCCAGTCCGGGTCGAGAATGGAAGGGCAAACGTCCCGCATGTCCCGGTCGGACACAATGCCGACGAGTCGCTCGTTTTCTACAACCGGAAGGTGGCGAATGCGCCGAAGTCGGGTGAGTTGCAAGGCATCGGTGAGGGCCGTTTCGGGAGTCACCGTCACGACGTTCCGGGTCATGATCTGCTCGACAAGCATCGAACATCTCTCCTTAATGGGGTGGCAAGGTAAAGCGCAGGCGGTGAAATCTTTCTACCGACTCTGGGGGCACCCGATTCCCGATCCGCGCCATGAGCATATTGGCGGGATGGGCCGCAATTTCTGGGTCATCAGTGGGGTAGACCTCCATGCCGGCGCTCCCCATGACTTTTTTCATCACGTCTCGATACTCCCAGATGTCTAAACCGGTTCCTTCTAAATCCCAATGCCAGTAGTATTCGGTGGAAATAACGATGTAGTTTTCCATAGCCGGATCCCGGAAGGCCACCTCAAGGAGGGCTTTGGCCAATCCGGAGTGGCGATAAGGAGCGGCGACTTCCACGGCGCCCAACTCCAACAAATCGTCCATATTCCCCTCTGCCCATCGTTCCAAAGGATCCGGGTAAAGAAAGGTGACATAGCCCACGACGAGTTGGGATCGGCGGGCCGTGATGATCCGGCCTTCGGGCAGTTCGGCAATCCGAATCAAAGCCTGTTGCTGGCGATCCGCCGGGCGAAAAGCTTTGAGCCCTTGGTGAAATACTAAGGAGCGAAGCGTCGGCGCCTGCACTGGACCTTCGACGATGAGAACGCCGTCTTCTCCGGAGATCACTTTGCTGTGATATTGCTTCGATTGATGAGGATCAACCGCACTGCCGGTGCGGTTCTGGGACTCGGCCATCGAGGGACCTCCATCGTCGTCGGACTTTGCCGCCATTATACTTGAACCGCTGAAAGAGCTAAAGAGGGCCAAAAGAAGGAACCAAAAACATTCTATGAAAAGACGACAATGTTTCGAGTTGCGACTGACAAATACCTGGTGCTAAAATTAGCATTGTGTAGAGTAATGCTTGATTTTTGCTGAATTGGGGGAGAGCGGCATGGATAAACCTTTGGATCACAACGAACGCATCCCGGTAGTTAACGGTGATTTTAATCTCAAAGATTATGAAGAAGCCCGGCGCACATTTCGATGGGAAGACGTGGAACCCCGGTTTACGTGGCACCGGACGGGAAAGGTGAATGCCGCTTACGAATGCATCGATCGCCACGTGGACGAGGGACGAGGCGACAAAGTGGCGCTTTTGTACAGTGATGCCCAGCGAAACGAATCCTACACCTTTCGCCAGCTGAGGGATTTGTCCAACCGGTTTGGCAACGCCCTGCGAAAGCTCGGGGTTAAAAAGGGCGATCGGGTATTTATTTTCATGTCGCGAAGCCCTGAGCTCTATGTGGCCTTCCTCGGGGCATTGAAGGTGGGGGCAATTGTCGGTCCGCTGTTCGAGGCCTTCATGGAAGCGGCGGTTCGGGATCGCCTGCAGGACAGTCAGGCAAAAGTGGTGGTTACGAACGAAAGTTTAAAAGGTCGGATCCCGGTTCAGGATCTGCCTCACCTCGAACACGTGGTGGTGCAAGGACTCACGGGGACCCCGGGTCCCAAGGAGCAATCGTTTGAAGCGCTGATGGAGGAGGCTTCCCAAGAACTGGCCATCGAGTGGGTGGATCGGGAGGACGGGTTGGTTCTTCACTATACGTCCGGCTCCACGGGTAAACCCAAAGGTGTGCTGCACGTCCATAATGCGATGATTCAACACTATATCACGGGACTGTGGGTTCTCGATCTGCACCCCGAGGATATCTATTGGTGTACGGCGGACCCCGGGTGGGTGACCGGAACCTCTTACGGGATTTTCGCCCCGTGGCTCAACGGCGTGACCAACGTTGTGCGCGGGGGTCGGTTCAGTCAAGGAGACTGGTATAAAACTCTCCAAGATCATCGGGTGACGGTGTGGTACACGGCCCCCACCGCTTTGCGCATGCTCATGGGAGCGGGGGAGGAGTTGGTGCGGCAGTATGATCTGTCATCGGTGCGTCACATTCTGTCTGTGGGTGAGCCGCTGAACCCCGAGGTCGTCAGGTGGGGATTGAAGGTCTATGGCCGTCGGATTCACGACACCTGGTGGATGACCGAGACGGGGGCTCAACTGATCTGCAACTATCCGTGCATGGATATAAAGCCGGGATCGATGGGCAAACCGTTTCCGGGAATCGACGCGGCCATCGTGGATGACGAAGGTCGGGAACTCCCTCCGTACCAGATGGGCAACTTGGCCATTCGCCGGGGATGGCCCTCCATGATGCGGGCGATCTGGAATAACCCGGCGAAGTATCAGGAGTATTTTCGCTTAGAAGGCTGGTACATCTCGGGGGATTCGGCTTACCGGGATGAAGACGGATATTTTTGGTTCCAGGGGCGGGTCGACGATGTGATCAACACCTCCGGGGAGCGGGTCGGTCCCTTTGAAGTAGAAAGTAAATTGGTGGAACACCCGGCGG is from Kyrpidia tusciae DSM 2912 and encodes:
- the acsA gene encoding acetate--CoA ligase; translated protein: MDKPLDHNERIPVVNGDFNLKDYEEARRTFRWEDVEPRFTWHRTGKVNAAYECIDRHVDEGRGDKVALLYSDAQRNESYTFRQLRDLSNRFGNALRKLGVKKGDRVFIFMSRSPELYVAFLGALKVGAIVGPLFEAFMEAAVRDRLQDSQAKVVVTNESLKGRIPVQDLPHLEHVVVQGLTGTPGPKEQSFEALMEEASQELAIEWVDREDGLVLHYTSGSTGKPKGVLHVHNAMIQHYITGLWVLDLHPEDIYWCTADPGWVTGTSYGIFAPWLNGVTNVVRGGRFSQGDWYKTLQDHRVTVWYTAPTALRMLMGAGEELVRQYDLSSVRHILSVGEPLNPEVVRWGLKVYGRRIHDTWWMTETGAQLICNYPCMDIKPGSMGKPFPGIDAAIVDDEGRELPPYQMGNLAIRRGWPSMMRAIWNNPAKYQEYFRLEGWYISGDSAYRDEDGYFWFQGRVDDVINTSGERVGPFEVESKLVEHPAVAEAGVIGKPDPVRGEIIKAFIALRQGYEPSEELKQEIRDFVKNGLAAHAAPREIEFRDKLPKTRSGKIMRRVLKAWELGLPTGDLSTMED
- the ilvA gene encoding threonine ammonia-lyase; the encoded protein is MLTLSDIQEARHTLGDIARRTPLHLTHTFSRLAGCEVWLKLENLQKTGSFKIRGSYNKIRRLPEDAKKHGVIAASAGNHAQGVAYAAARAGIPSTVVMPEGAALSKIKATTDYGARVLLHGADYDAAQTFAQQYREETGAVFIHAFDDPDIVAGQGTVGLEILEQCPDLEAIVVPIGGGGLIAGIAVAAKSIKPTIQLYGVEAEGAASMKASLKAGTPVGLYSAHTLADGIAVKKPGRLTLRLVQAYVDDVIVVSDVEIARTMLLLLERYKLLVEGSGAAAPAALLFHKLPLAGKKVAAVVSGGNVDGTVLSRILQYGLAEAGRYVRLQTVIPDRPGALQGLLSVIAELRANVLTVSHRRMGPSIPPGFTEVELELETRDPDHVGHVERSLRKKGYQVVLR
- a CDS encoding bifunctional 3-deoxy-7-phosphoheptulonate synthase/chorismate mutase, which translates into the protein MKGETMEQLRTQLDEINMDLLRLLSRRADIVQRIGRVKQAQGVQRFDPLREKEMLDRIVSANPGPFDDSTIRHLFKQIFQASLQLQEEEKMHLLVSRKRRAEDTVVEVKGVRIGNGHPIVVAGPCSVETREQMETVGQGLRAQGIVVMRGGAYKPRTSPYDFQGLGREGLVMLRETADKYGMVAVSEIVNPADIEMATQYVDIIQIGARNMQNFELLKAAGSVRTPVLLKRGLSATIEELLFAAEYIMSRGNDQIILCERGIRTYEKATRNTLDISAVPILKQESHLPVFVDISHSTGRKDIMIPVAKAALAAGADGIMVEVHPEPSVALSDAKQQINLEQFGQLMDALREAGYLPPVAERVATR
- a CDS encoding acetoin utilization protein AcuC, with translation MKDRAVIVYSPEVLRYRFGPEHPFDPLRLRMTWDLMQESGLLRPEHVRAPQSATEEELALVHDRHYIEAVKRAGQGDEPPVPPGGGEPSWESFGLGTEDTPIFPDMHEASSLIAGGTLMAARLVMEGKAEHVFSLAGGLHHAQRHMASGFCVYNDIGVAIAWLRKEFDARVAYIDTDAHHGDGVQWLFYDDPGVLTISFHETGKYLYPGTGDIHERGTGAGYGYSVNVPLEPFTEDDSWLELLHQALPILISRFEPDIIISQNGCDGHHLDPLTHLSATTRLYREIPKLVHQLAHEACNGRWVAVGGGGYEIWRVVPRAWTLLWAELSHQPIPEVIPDRWLERWSPYSPDLLPDRFIDAPGAFPPIPRRVEIENRNRITLRRALMGTPFYT
- a CDS encoding acetoin utilization AcuB family protein, with protein sequence MLVEQIMTRNVVTVTPETALTDALQLTRLRRIRHLPVVENERLVGIVSDRDMRDVCPSILDPDWEVKVRGLRIEACMKRDVVTVEPWNFIEDAAAEMYRRKVSCLPVLDQNRVVGILTERDILHTLLGMMGVLEPSSRIEVELPNRPGGLADVADVLRARRINASSVLIFPGKTPDTRYLVLRVQTMDPRRIIDDIKAAGYRVLGPFSDGGRGE
- the hisC gene encoding histidinol-phosphate transaminase — encoded protein: MAGIIGSRARPAIMGIEPYVPGKPIEEVQREFGLKDVVKLASNENPLGPSPKVQEVLVQAAANLHRYPDGGAVMLRRALAEFYGVPEAGVLMGNGSDELIKLIAESFVEPGDEVIVPSPSFSEYWFATQVMAGRTVAVPLDERFQYNPERILEAVTARTKLMYLCTPNNPTGTYIPEKTLTDLVRRVPDHVLVVLDEAYHEYVEAEDYGHGLPLLREGAPVVVLRTFSKLYALAALRVGYALADPEIIQVINRVREPFNVNAVAQAAAVAALGDEEHRRKSFEVNRAGKRQLYEGLEALGCRCVPTEANFILVEVPHSSTAVFESLLRRGVIVRDGAAFGLPRYLRISIGTEADNARLLEEMAEVFRTLDARPAGLAD
- a CDS encoding GNAT family N-acetyltransferase — protein: MAESQNRTGSAVDPHQSKQYHSKVISGEDGVLIVEGPVQAPTLRSLVFHQGLKAFRPADRQQQALIRIAELPEGRIITARRSQLVVGYVTFLYPDPLERWAEGNMDDLLELGAVEVAAPYRHSGLAKALLEVAFRDPAMENYIVISTEYYWHWDLEGTGLDIWEYRDVMKKVMGSAGMEVYPTDDPEIAAHPANMLMARIGNRVPPESVERFHRLRFTLPPH